The proteins below come from a single Lepeophtheirus salmonis chromosome 4, UVic_Lsal_1.4, whole genome shotgun sequence genomic window:
- the LOC121116211 gene encoding double-stranded RNA-specific editase 1 isoform X2 — MMNSSNTSSNEKVCKVTKDQSDGSSKLNKFTGMKIKTVPNIVKRKRTNYRLRKIIIPKSPLMVLNEIVGSVTYKFVESTVPSTINGMATLFTAQCTVEGRDYEASGPSKQMAKNLCAESAIQALVFQKCKDPNNFMKVDKEGNLIKPYQMEDETPWAQLSSLALFKLFNDWQASGHEVPVELLRPPTDSEVKVPPSPTPPVVTKVNTTKRPPGGSKKLPDNPTERHPVQLLNEIQGGVNYALVREKPTTPVIFVMSVTVDGVTFEGEGKNKKDAKRNCALAALKKIYGIVYPVRDN, encoded by the exons AAGGTCTGCAAAGTCACGAAAGATCAAAGTGATGGATCTTCGAAGTTGAACAAATTTACTGGAA tgaAAATCAAAACCGTTCCGAACATAGTCAAAAGAAAGAGAACCAATTATAGACTTCGGAAAATTATTATCCCAAAGTCTCCATTAATGGTCTTGAATGAAATAGTTGGCTCTGTGACTTACAAGTTTGTTGAAAGTACCGTTCCATCAACCATTAACGGAATGGCCACTCTCTTTACTGCTCAGTGCACG GTTGAGGGTCGTGATTATGAGGCTTCAGGCCCTTCAAAACAAATGGCAAAGAACCTTTGCGCTGAAAGTGCAATTCAAGCCCTTGTCTTTCAAAAGTGTAAAGACCCAAACAATTTCATGAAGGTTGACAAAGAAGGAAACCTTATTAAGCCCTACCAGATGGAAGATGAAACCCCTTGGGCGCAACTCTCTTCTTTAGCTTTATTTAAGCTATTTAATGATTGGCAAGCTAGTGGACATGAAGTCCCCGTTGAACTTCTACGTCCTCCTACGGATTCAGAGGTTAAGGTTCCTCCTTCTCCGACTCCGCCAGTTGTTACAAAAGTAAATACCACCAAACGa CCACCAGGGGGATCCAAGAAATTGCCGGATAATCCTACTGAGCGTCATCCTGTACAACTTTTGAATGAGATTCAAGGTGGAGTCAATTATGCCCTTGTAAGGGAGAAGCCCACGACACCCGTGATTTTCGTAATGTCTGTCACTGTGGATGGAGTGACCTTTGAAGgagaagggaaaaataaaaaggatgcCAAAAGAAATTGTGCATTAGctgctcttaaaaaaatatatggcatTGTTTATCCCGTGAGAGATAACtaa